A window from Apteryx mantelli isolate bAptMan1 chromosome 15, bAptMan1.hap1, whole genome shotgun sequence encodes these proteins:
- the MPHOSPH10 gene encoding U3 small nucleolar ribonucleoprotein protein MPP10 — translation MAAAGGLERCLRVAGAAAARPERFLSVQDGLATDFRALTKTLYDLSKALGSNVVRGSPLKELVIENFDEEQIWQQLELQNNAVLDFFKKSIARDANDEDLCLLSDQEEDSSNAEAGSDKELEEDIMEVETEQKNVYTKDKTKAKEMQSKNRESKMQEYSDEDSDVDFDIEELEQQTKIAKKTTLKKLQKRSIVDDKFFKLAEMEAFLEDVEKEDRGEEEEEEEDINYFEDILSDDEEEESEDAKVKPIKSSRDLTYKDFFDPVDDNDDLVANPVEDGQEEETDSVTEEENKESMSEAEKINEIMTKNMRSKEAFKKVTFSLPDDSEIEDSIDMQSEKSIDPIEIKSSFEKRQEKMNAKIRSLEEELLEEKPWQLKGEVTGQKRPENSLLEETLLFDHAVRMAPVITEETTLQLEDIIKQRILDQAWDDVVPKEKPKEEAFEYKKRITLDHEKSKLSLAEIYEQEYLKLHQQKTEEEENPEHKEIQEMMDSLFLKLDALCNFHFTPKPPVPEVKIVSNLPAVSMEEVAPVAVSDAALLAPEEIKEKNKAGDVKADAEKTPTDKKRERRKKKLRKRMKLREKERRQKLLEKMKPEQGTKLSKKAAAAKLKQLTKEGKASLLKDEGKDKVLKSSQAFFSQLQDQVKMQIKDANKLKKKQKKQHEISVHKLKL, via the exons ATGGCGGCTGCCGGGGGGCTGGAGAGGTGCCTGCGGgtggcgggcgccgccgcggcgcgccccGAGCGCTTCCTCAG TGTGCAAGATGGACTGGCTACTGACTTCAGAGCATTAACAAAGACCCTCTATGATTTGAGTAAAGCTCTGGGAAGTAATGTAGTTCGTGGGAGTCCTTTGAAAGAACTGGTGATAGAAAATTTTGATGAAGAACAGATTTGGCAACAACTAGAGCTCCAAAATAATGCAGTTCTCGATTTCTTCAAGAAATCTATTGCAAGGGATGCCAATGATGAAGATCTTTGCCTTCTCTCAGACCAGGAGGAGGACAGCTCCAATGCAGAGGCTGGCAGTGATAAGGAACTGGAAGAAGACATTATGGAAGTAGAAACTGAGCAGAAGAATGTTTATACAAAAGATAAAACTAAggctaaagaaatgcaaagtaaaaacagagaaagcaaaatgcaGGAATATAGTGATGAGGATTCTGATGTTGACTTTGATATTGAAGAACTAGAGCAACAAACTAAGATAGCCAAGAAAACCACGttgaaaaaattacagaaaagatcTATAGTGGATGACAAGTTTTTCAAGCTAGCTGAGATGGAAGCTTTTTTGGAAGATGTAGAGAAGGAAGataggggggaggaggaggaggaggaggaagatattAATTATTTTGAAGACATTCTCTCAGATGATGAGGAAGAAGAATCAGAAGATGCCAAAGTCAAA CCAATTAAAAGTTCTAGAGACTTGACATACAAAGATTTCTTTGATCCTGTTGATGATAATGACGACTTAGTAGCTAACCCTGTTGAAGATGGTCAGGAAGAGGAAACAGACAGTGTTACTGAAGAGGAGAATAAAGAAAGCATGTCCGA GGCTGAGAAAATTAATGAGATAATGACAAAGAATATGAGAAGTAAAGAAGCCTTCAAAAAAGTAACTTTTAGTTTGCCGGATGACAGCGAAATAGAAGATAGTATTGATATGCAATCAGAAAAGAGCATCGATCCTATTGAAATAAAGTCATCTTTTGAGAAGAGACAGGAAAAG ATGAATGCAAAAATAAGAAGTTTAGAAGAGGAGTTGTTAGAGGAGAAACCTTGGCAGCTTAAAGGAGAAGTGACTGGACAAAAAAGACCTGAAAACAGCCTTTTGGAGGAGACGTTACTCTTTGACCATGCAGTCCGAATGG CTCCTGTGATCACAGAAGAAACTACCCTGCAGCTTGAAGATATCATTAAACAGCGAATATTGGATCAG GCATGGGATGATGTAGTaccaaaagaaaagccaaaagagGAGGCCTTTGAATACAAGAAACGTATCACCTTGGATCATGAAAAGAGTAAACTGAGTCTCGCTGAGATCTATGAGCAAGAATACTTGAAGCTTCACCAG CAAAagactgaagaagaagaaaatcctgAACATAAAGAAATTCAGGAAATGATGGATTCACTGTTCTTGAAACTGGATGCTCTTTGTAATTTCCACTTCACACCCAAACCA CCTGTGCCAGAAGTTAAAATAGTCTCGAACCTTCCAGCTGTAAGTATGGAGGAAGTAGCACCTGTTGCTGTTAGTGATGCAGCTCTCCTAGCACCAGAGGAGATCaag gaaAAGAACAAAGCTGGTGATGTAAAAGCAGATGCAGAAAAGACTCCCACAGACAAAAAACGAGAgcgaagaaagaaaaagcttcgTAAACGCATGAAgctaagagaaaaagagaggcgTCAAAAGCTGCTGGAAAAGATGAAGCCAGAGCAAGGCACAAAACTCAGCAAAAAAGCTGCTGCAGCAAAATTAAAGCAGCTTACTAAAGAAGGCAAAGCATCTCTGCTCAAG GATGAAGGTAAAGACAAGGTCTTGAAATCATCCCAGGCCTTCTTTTCTCAACTACAAGATCAAGTAAAAATGCAAATCAAAGATGCAAAcaaattaaagaagaaacagaagaagcagCATGAGATCTCTGTTCATAAGCTTAAATTGTAA